The following are encoded in a window of Nibricoccus aquaticus genomic DNA:
- a CDS encoding MGH1-like glycoside hydrolase domain-containing protein, with protein MAGPAVLKPAAFAHHIEYFNSMENENVINLVPNSASWDWLQAQVPYFECSQSEVEQIYWYRWWALRKHLRKSETGHFVFTEFLTRANPVSSGLGHHLMELRWLHDQVPVDSYVQYWLRKDEQGKPQTRLRFYSSWLQDALYQRWMVTRDTGVLTGLLDDLVSDYDIWEKSKQRPDGLYWQFDVRDAMEESISGSRTKKNIRPTINSYMFGNARALAAIARLAGKEEIAATFDAKAVTLRKLTLESMWDADAKFFKVRLEDGPLADVREAIGFIPWYFGLPEKNAGYEAAWAQFSDTEGFNAPFGITTAERRHPRFRSHGVGTCEWDGAIWPYATSQTLVALANVLRDYPQPEPAVVTKRNYFDAFVDYTRAHRYDGLPYLGEYQDELTGEWLKGRDERSRYYNHSTYADLLITGMVGLRPRADDLVEVHSLLPDNSWSWFCLDNVRYHDRDLTIIWDKDGKKYNRGKGLIILIDGQEIGRGETLAPLTAKLPALAK; from the coding sequence GTGGCCGGCCCGGCTGTGCTCAAGCCCGCCGCTTTCGCGCACCACATTGAGTACTTCAACTCGATGGAGAACGAGAATGTCATCAATCTCGTGCCCAACTCTGCTTCATGGGACTGGTTGCAGGCTCAGGTGCCGTATTTCGAGTGCTCGCAGTCCGAGGTGGAGCAGATTTATTGGTATCGCTGGTGGGCGCTTCGGAAGCATCTGCGCAAAAGCGAAACGGGTCATTTTGTTTTCACGGAGTTTCTCACGCGCGCAAATCCGGTGAGCAGCGGGCTCGGCCATCATCTCATGGAATTGCGCTGGCTGCACGACCAGGTGCCGGTCGATAGCTATGTCCAGTATTGGCTCCGCAAGGATGAGCAGGGCAAGCCGCAGACCCGGTTGCGATTCTACTCCAGCTGGCTTCAAGACGCGCTCTATCAGCGCTGGATGGTGACGCGCGATACGGGCGTGCTCACGGGATTGCTGGACGATCTGGTTTCGGATTACGACATCTGGGAGAAGAGCAAGCAGCGTCCGGACGGGCTGTATTGGCAATTTGACGTCAGGGATGCGATGGAGGAGTCCATCAGCGGCTCGCGGACGAAGAAAAATATCCGTCCCACGATCAATAGCTACATGTTCGGCAACGCCCGTGCGCTCGCCGCCATCGCGCGTCTCGCCGGAAAAGAAGAGATCGCTGCGACGTTCGACGCAAAGGCCGTGACGTTGCGCAAACTGACGCTCGAATCCATGTGGGACGCGGATGCGAAATTTTTCAAAGTCCGTCTCGAAGACGGTCCGCTCGCGGATGTGCGAGAGGCGATCGGTTTTATTCCTTGGTATTTCGGCCTGCCGGAGAAAAACGCCGGCTATGAAGCCGCGTGGGCCCAGTTTTCGGATACGGAGGGTTTTAACGCGCCGTTTGGCATCACGACTGCGGAGCGCCGCCATCCACGTTTTCGTTCCCACGGTGTGGGCACGTGCGAGTGGGATGGCGCGATCTGGCCGTACGCCACGTCGCAGACACTCGTGGCACTCGCGAACGTGCTGCGCGATTATCCGCAGCCCGAGCCGGCAGTGGTCACGAAGCGGAATTACTTCGACGCGTTCGTCGATTACACGCGCGCGCATCGCTACGATGGACTGCCGTACCTCGGTGAATATCAGGATGAGCTTACCGGTGAGTGGCTCAAGGGGCGCGACGAACGCAGCCGCTACTACAACCACTCCACTTACGCTGATCTGCTCATCACAGGCATGGTCGGACTGCGACCGCGTGCGGATGATCTCGTCGAGGTGCATTCACTGCTTCCGGATAATTCATGGAGCTGGTTCTGTCTCGATAATGTCCGTTATCACGACCGCGATCTCACGATTATCTGGGACAAAGATGGGAAAAAATATAACCGAGGCAAAGGCCTGATCATCCTGATCGATGGCCAGGAAATTGGCCGTGGTGAAACACTGGCTCCGCTCACGGCGAAACTCCCCGCACTGGCGAAATAA
- a CDS encoding LacI family DNA-binding transcriptional regulator, which translates to MSKKTKVTITDVAKSAGVAVGTVSRVFNNHSDVNPDIASKVRDTAHQLGYRRIRQRRGTRETPVRRNGSAGDIGIVFFGMQDTLVQLPVVSTSLQGIESSLSAHGRSLLIANIPNGDRTPPFISEGRVEGLILKGPNQGELPSETDSELLRHIYRIPHVWVMGRLPNAKGDHCNFDTDSAGRLVAEHLHAKGHKRVAFMNPKPGQVQFEKVKSAFLSHASRLGLDGTLFEVPPPGKLTWPLPATTLQDNVDILTQRWAQMSAKSRPTAIFIPSDRTALQLYASLERLKMRVGTDVSVVSCNNEKSLVMNLSPMLTTIDVHADLIGRRAVDQLLWRMQHPGEEVSMQILIEPTLVQRGSVAQL; encoded by the coding sequence ATGAGCAAAAAAACTAAAGTCACGATCACCGACGTCGCTAAATCAGCAGGCGTCGCCGTCGGCACCGTGTCCCGCGTTTTCAACAACCACTCCGACGTCAACCCCGACATCGCCAGCAAGGTCCGCGACACCGCCCACCAGCTCGGCTACCGGCGCATCCGGCAGCGGCGCGGCACCCGCGAAACACCCGTCCGCCGCAACGGCTCGGCCGGCGACATCGGCATCGTCTTCTTCGGTATGCAGGACACTCTCGTGCAGCTGCCTGTAGTCAGCACCTCCCTACAGGGCATTGAAAGCTCCCTCTCCGCCCACGGTCGCAGCCTGCTCATCGCCAACATCCCCAACGGCGACCGCACCCCCCCTTTCATCAGCGAGGGCCGCGTCGAAGGCCTCATCCTGAAAGGCCCCAACCAAGGCGAACTCCCCTCCGAAACCGACAGCGAACTCCTCCGCCACATCTACCGCATCCCCCACGTCTGGGTCATGGGCCGCCTCCCCAACGCCAAAGGCGATCACTGCAATTTCGACACCGACAGCGCTGGCCGCCTCGTTGCCGAACACCTCCACGCCAAGGGACACAAACGCGTGGCCTTCATGAATCCCAAACCCGGCCAGGTGCAGTTTGAAAAAGTCAAAAGCGCCTTCCTCTCTCACGCCTCCCGGCTAGGCCTCGACGGCACACTCTTCGAAGTCCCCCCACCCGGAAAACTCACCTGGCCCCTCCCCGCCACCACGCTTCAAGACAACGTCGACATCCTCACTCAGCGCTGGGCCCAGATGTCGGCCAAATCCCGCCCCACCGCCATTTTCATCCCATCGGATCGCACCGCGCTCCAGCTCTACGCATCGCTTGAGCGCCTGAAAATGCGCGTCGGCACCGACGTCAGCGTCGTCTCCTGCAACAACGAGAAATCCCTCGTGATGAACCTCAGCCCCATGCTGACCACGATCGATGTTCACGCCGACCTCATCGGCCGCCGCGCCGTCGATCAACTGCTCTGGCGCATGCAGCATCCCGGCGAAGAGGTGAGCATGCAGATCCTCATAGAACCCACTCTCGTCCAGCGCGGCTCAGTCGCCCAGCTTTAG